In Pseudomonas asiatica, the following are encoded in one genomic region:
- the gyrA gene encoding DNA gyrase subunit A, which yields MGELAKEILPVNIEDELRQSYLDYAMSVIVGRALPDARDGLKPVHRRVLYAMSELGNDWNKPYKKSARVVGDVIGKYHPHGDTAVYDTIVRMAQPFSLRYLLVDGQGNFGSVDGDNAAAMRYTEVRMAKLAHELLADLHKETVDWVPNYDGTEQIPAVMPTRIPNLLVNGSSGIAVGMATNIPPHNLGEVIDGCLALIDNPEVTIDELMQHIPGPDFPTAGLINGRQGIIEAYRTGRGRIYMRARSEIEDIDKVGGRQQIVVTELPYQLNKARLIEKIAELVKEKKIEGITELRDESDKDGMRIVIELRRGEVPEVVLNNLYQQTQLQSVFGINVVALVDGRPRLLNLKDLLEAFVRHRREVVTRRTVFELRKARERGHILEGQAVALSNIDPVIALIKASPTPSEAKEALVSTAWESSAVQVMVERAGADSCRPEDLPEQYGLREGKYYLSPEQAQAILDLRLHRLTGLEHEKLLAEYQEILEQIGELIRILSSAERLMEVIREELEAIRAEYGDARRTEILDARHDLNYGDMIPEEERVVTISHGGYAKTQPLSAYQAQRRGGKGKSATGVKDEDYVEHLLVANSHATLLLFSSKGKVYWLKTYDIPEASRAARGRPLVNLLPLEEGERITAMLQIDLEALQQNADADEELEDAEDTVLEGEVVEAEEVDEEDGDTPEWVAEPTGAYIFMATASGTVKKTPLVQFARPRSNGLIALKLKEGDTLIAAAITDGAKEVMMFSDAGKVIRFAESVVREMGRNARGVRGMKLGKGQQIISMLIPESGAQILTASERGFGKRTPLSKFPRRGRGGQGVIAMGTKGRNGLLIGAIQVQEGEEIMLISDQGTLVRTRVGEVSSLGRNTQGVTLIKLAADETLVGLERIQEPSEDELDDGIEADEEGVEAEVPDNEEAAGAEEAPQE from the coding sequence ATGGGCGAACTGGCCAAAGAAATCCTCCCGGTCAATATCGAAGACGAACTGAGACAGTCTTACCTCGACTACGCGATGAGCGTGATTGTCGGGCGAGCGCTGCCCGATGCGCGTGACGGCTTGAAGCCCGTGCATCGTCGCGTTCTCTATGCGATGAGCGAACTGGGCAACGACTGGAACAAGCCGTACAAGAAATCCGCCCGTGTGGTCGGTGACGTGATCGGTAAGTACCACCCGCACGGCGACACCGCGGTCTACGACACCATCGTGCGTATGGCCCAGCCGTTCTCGCTGCGCTACCTGCTGGTCGACGGCCAGGGCAACTTCGGTTCGGTGGACGGCGACAACGCCGCAGCCATGCGATACACCGAAGTGCGCATGGCCAAGCTGGCCCACGAGCTGCTGGCCGACCTGCACAAGGAAACCGTCGACTGGGTGCCCAACTACGACGGCACCGAGCAGATCCCGGCGGTCATGCCGACCCGTATTCCCAACCTGCTGGTCAACGGTTCCAGCGGTATTGCTGTGGGCATGGCGACCAACATCCCGCCGCACAACCTCGGCGAGGTCATCGATGGCTGCCTGGCACTCATCGACAACCCCGAAGTCACCATCGATGAGCTGATGCAGCACATCCCTGGCCCGGACTTCCCGACTGCCGGCCTGATCAACGGCCGCCAGGGCATCATCGAGGCCTATCGTACCGGCCGTGGTCGCATCTACATGCGCGCCCGCTCCGAGATCGAAGACATCGACAAGGTCGGTGGCCGCCAGCAGATCGTGGTTACCGAGCTGCCGTACCAGCTGAACAAGGCTCGCCTGATCGAGAAGATCGCCGAGCTGGTCAAAGAGAAGAAGATCGAAGGCATCACCGAGCTGCGCGACGAGTCCGACAAGGACGGCATGCGCATCGTCATCGAGCTGCGTCGCGGCGAGGTGCCGGAGGTGGTGCTCAACAACCTCTACCAGCAAACCCAGCTGCAGAGCGTATTCGGCATCAACGTGGTGGCCCTGGTCGACGGGCGTCCGCGCCTGCTCAACCTCAAGGACCTGCTCGAAGCGTTCGTGCGTCACCGTCGTGAAGTGGTGACCCGTCGTACCGTGTTCGAGCTGCGCAAGGCCCGCGAACGCGGCCATATCCTTGAAGGCCAGGCGGTCGCGCTGTCCAACATCGACCCGGTCATCGCCCTGATCAAGGCCTCGCCGACCCCGTCCGAAGCCAAGGAAGCCCTGGTCTCCACTGCCTGGGAATCCAGTGCCGTGCAGGTCATGGTCGAGCGCGCCGGCGCCGATTCCTGCCGCCCCGAGGACCTGCCGGAGCAGTACGGCCTGCGTGAAGGCAAGTACTACCTGTCGCCGGAACAGGCCCAGGCCATTCTCGACCTGCGCCTGCACCGCCTGACCGGCCTGGAGCACGAGAAGCTGCTGGCCGAGTATCAGGAAATCCTCGAGCAGATCGGCGAACTGATCCGCATCCTCAGCAGCGCCGAGCGCCTGATGGAAGTGATCCGCGAAGAGCTGGAAGCCATCCGCGCCGAATATGGCGATGCCCGTCGTACCGAAATCCTCGATGCGCGCCACGACCTCAACTACGGCGACATGATCCCGGAAGAAGAGCGTGTGGTGACCATCTCCCACGGCGGCTACGCCAAGACCCAGCCGCTGTCCGCCTACCAGGCCCAGCGCCGTGGCGGCAAAGGCAAGTCGGCTACCGGGGTGAAGGACGAGGACTACGTCGAGCACCTGCTGGTTGCCAACAGCCATGCCACCCTGCTGCTGTTCTCCAGCAAGGGCAAGGTGTACTGGCTGAAGACCTACGACATCCCTGAAGCGTCCCGCGCCGCCCGAGGCCGCCCGCTGGTCAACCTGTTGCCGCTGGAGGAAGGTGAGCGCATCACCGCCATGCTGCAGATCGACCTCGAGGCCCTGCAGCAGAACGCTGACGCCGACGAAGAGCTGGAGGACGCGGAAGACACCGTGCTCGAAGGCGAAGTGGTCGAGGCCGAGGAAGTGGACGAGGAAGACGGCGACACCCCAGAGTGGGTGGCCGAGCCGACCGGCGCCTACATCTTCATGGCCACCGCTTCGGGTACCGTGAAGAAGACCCCGCTGGTGCAGTTCGCCCGTCCGCGCTCCAACGGCCTGATCGCCCTGAAGCTGAAGGAAGGTGACACCCTGATCGCCGCGGCCATCACCGATGGTGCCAAGGAGGTCATGATGTTCTCCGACGCCGGCAAGGTGATCCGCTTCGCTGAAAGCGTGGTGCGCGAGATGGGCCGTAACGCCCGTGGCGTGCGCGGCATGAAGCTGGGCAAGGGCCAGCAGATCATTTCCATGCTGATCCCGGAATCCGGCGCGCAGATCCTCACCGCCTCCGAGCGTGGCTTCGGCAAGCGCACTCCGCTGTCCAAGTTCCCGCGTCGCGGCCGTGGTGGCCAGGGTGTGATCGCCATGGGCACCAAGGGGCGCAACGGTCTGCTGATCGGTGCCATCCAGGTGCAGGAAGGTGAGGAGATCATGCTGATCTCCGACCAGGGCACGCTGGTGCGTACCCGCGTTGGCGAGGTGTCCAGCCTGGGCCGCAACACTCAGGGCGTGACCTTGATCAAGCTGGCTGCCGACGAGACACTGGTGGGCCTGGAGCGTATCCAGGAGCCTTCCGAGGACGAACTCGATGATGGGATCGAGGCGGACGAAGAGGGTGTCGAGGCCGAAGTGCCAGACAACGAAGAAGCTGCTGGTGCCGAAGAGGCCCCGCAGGAGTAA
- the serC gene encoding 3-phosphoserine/phosphohydroxythreonine transaminase → MSKRAFNFCAGPAALPDAVLQRAQAEMLDWRGKGLSVMEMSHRSDDYVAIAEKAEQDLRDLLSVPSNYKVLFLQGGASQQFAEIPLNLLPENGTADYIETGIWSKKAIEEGRRFGNVNVAASAKPYDYLAIPGQNEWKLTKNAAYVHYASNETIGGLQFDWVPETGDVPLVVDMSSDILSRPIDVSQYGLIYAGAQKNIGPSGLVVVIVREDLLGRARSSCPTMLDYKVSADNGSMYNTPATYSWYLSGLVFEWLKEQGGVDAMEQRNRAKKDRLYGFIDSSEFYTNPISHNARSWMNVPFRLADERLDKAFLAGADARGLLNLKGHRSVGGMRASIYNALGLEAVEALVAYMAEFEKEHG, encoded by the coding sequence GTGAGCAAACGAGCCTTTAACTTCTGCGCAGGCCCTGCCGCGCTTCCTGACGCTGTTCTGCAGCGCGCCCAGGCCGAGATGCTGGATTGGCGTGGCAAGGGCTTGTCGGTGATGGAAATGAGCCATCGTAGCGACGATTACGTGGCCATCGCCGAAAAGGCCGAGCAGGACCTGCGTGACCTGCTGTCCGTCCCCTCCAACTACAAGGTGCTGTTCCTGCAGGGCGGCGCCAGCCAGCAGTTCGCCGAAATCCCGCTGAACCTGCTGCCGGAAAACGGCACCGCCGACTACATCGAGACCGGCATCTGGTCGAAAAAGGCCATCGAGGAAGGGCGCCGCTTCGGCAACGTCAACGTCGCCGCCAGCGCCAAGCCTTACGACTACCTGGCCATTCCGGGCCAGAACGAGTGGAAGCTGACCAAGAACGCTGCCTACGTGCACTATGCGTCCAACGAGACCATTGGTGGCCTGCAGTTCGACTGGGTGCCGGAAACCGGTGACGTGCCACTGGTGGTCGACATGTCGTCCGACATCCTCTCGCGCCCGATCGATGTGTCGCAGTACGGCCTGATCTACGCCGGCGCGCAGAAGAACATCGGCCCGAGCGGCCTGGTAGTGGTGATCGTGCGCGAAGACCTGCTGGGCCGCGCCCGCAGCAGCTGCCCGACCATGCTCGACTACAAGGTATCGGCCGACAACGGCTCGATGTACAACACCCCGGCCACTTACTCCTGGTACCTCTCGGGCCTGGTGTTCGAGTGGCTGAAAGAGCAGGGTGGTGTCGATGCCATGGAACAGCGCAACCGCGCCAAGAAAGACCGCCTGTACGGCTTCATCGACAGCAGCGAGTTCTACACCAACCCGATCAGCCACAACGCCCGTTCGTGGATGAACGTGCCGTTCCGCCTGGCTGACGAGCGCCTGGACAAGGCCTTCCTCGCCGGCGCCGATGCCCGTGGCCTGCTCAACCTCAAGGGCCACCGTTCGGTAGGCGGCATGCGCGCCTCCATCTACAACGCCCTGGGCCTTGAAGCGGTCGAAGCTCTGGTGGCCTACATGGCCGAATTCGAGAAGGAGCACGGCTGA
- the pheA gene encoding prephenate dehydratase produces MSEHELKALRVRIDSLDEKILELISERARCAQEVAKVKTASLAEGEKPVFYRPEREAAVLKRVMERNKGPLDNEEMARLFREIMSSCLALEEPLKIAYLGPEGTFTQAAAMKHFGHAVISRPMAAIDEVFREVAAGAVNFGVVPVENSTEGAVSHTLDSFLEHDMVICGEVELRIHHHLLVGENTKTDSITRIYSHAQSLAQCRKWLDAHYPNVERVAVSSNAEAAKRVKGEWNSAAIAGDMAANLYGLTRLAEKIEDRPDNSTRFLMIGNQEVPPTGDDKTSIIVSMSNKPGALHELLVPFHQNGIDLTRIETRPSRSGKWTYVFFIDFVGHHRDPLIKAVLEQISQEAVALKVLGSYPKAVL; encoded by the coding sequence ATGTCCGAGCACGAACTGAAGGCGTTGCGCGTTCGCATCGACAGCCTCGACGAGAAGATCCTCGAGCTGATCAGCGAGCGCGCCCGGTGCGCCCAGGAAGTGGCCAAGGTCAAGACCGCCTCGCTGGCGGAAGGCGAAAAACCGGTGTTTTACCGCCCCGAGCGTGAAGCCGCCGTGCTCAAGCGCGTGATGGAGCGCAACAAGGGGCCGCTGGACAACGAAGAGATGGCGCGGCTGTTCCGCGAAATCATGTCGTCGTGCCTGGCCCTGGAAGAGCCGCTGAAAATCGCCTACCTCGGCCCTGAAGGCACCTTCACCCAGGCTGCGGCCATGAAGCACTTCGGCCACGCGGTGATCAGCCGGCCGATGGCGGCCATCGACGAAGTGTTCCGCGAAGTGGCGGCCGGTGCCGTCAACTTCGGCGTGGTGCCGGTGGAAAACTCCACCGAAGGCGCGGTCAGCCACACCCTGGACAGCTTCCTCGAGCACGACATGGTGATTTGCGGCGAGGTCGAGCTGCGCATCCACCACCACCTGCTGGTGGGCGAGAACACCAAGACCGACAGCATCACCCGCATCTACTCCCACGCCCAGTCGTTGGCCCAGTGCCGCAAGTGGCTGGACGCGCACTACCCGAACGTGGAGCGCGTGGCCGTGTCGAGCAATGCCGAGGCCGCCAAGCGGGTCAAGGGCGAGTGGAATTCGGCGGCGATCGCCGGCGACATGGCGGCCAACCTGTACGGTTTGACCCGCCTGGCCGAGAAGATCGAAGACCGCCCGGACAACTCCACGCGCTTCCTGATGATCGGTAACCAGGAAGTGCCGCCGACCGGCGACGACAAGACCTCGATCATCGTTTCGATGAGCAACAAGCCGGGTGCCTTGCACGAGCTGCTGGTACCGTTCCACCAGAACGGCATCGACCTGACTCGCATCGAGACCCGCCCGTCGCGTAGCGGCAAGTGGACCTACGTGTTCTTCATCGACTTCGTCGGTCACCACCGCGACCCGCTGATCAAGGCGGTGCTCGAGCAGATCAGCCAGGAGGCTGTGGCGCTGAAGGTGCTGGGTTCGTATCCGAAGGCGGTGCTTTGA
- a CDS encoding bifunctional prephenate dehydrogenase/3-phosphoshikimate 1-carboxyvinyltransferase has product MVKAVTTKAAPIINRLVVVGLGLIGGSFAKGLRESGLCREVVGVDLDAPSRKQAVALGVVDRCEEDLAAACVGADVIQLAVPILAMEKVLARLAKLDLGAAVITDVGSAKGNVVREARAVFGERLPRFVPGHPIAGSEQSGVEASNAALFRRHKVILTPLAETDPAALALVDRLWRALDADVEHMSVERHDEVLAATSHLPHLLAFGLVDSLAKRNENLEIFRYAAGGFRDFTRIAGSDPTMWHDIFLANRDAVLRTLDTYRSDLDALRDAIAEGDGHQLLGVFTRARVAREHFSKILARRAYVDAMNANDLIFLAQPGGRLSGRIRVPGDKSISHRSIMLGSLAEGTTEVEGFLEGEDALATLQAFRDMGVVIEGPNHGRVTIHGVGLHGLKPPPGPLYVGNSGTSMRLLSGLLAGQPFDVTMTGDASLSKRPMNRVANPLREMGAVVETGPEGRPPLTIRGGHKLKALTYTLPMASAQVKSCLLLAGLYAEGKTTVTEPAPTRDHTERMLRGFGYSVESNGPVASLQSGGKLTATRIEVPADISSAAFFLVAASIAEGSELVLEHVGINPTRTGVIDILRLMGGDITLENQREVGGEPVADLRVRGAKLKGIDIPEELVPLAIDEFPVLFVAAACAEGRTVLRGAEELRVKESDRIQVMADGLITLGIKCEPTPDGIIIDGGQLGGGEVHGHGDHRIAMAFSVASLRASAPIRIHDCANVATSFPNFLALCAEVGIRVAEEGKS; this is encoded by the coding sequence GTGGTAAAAGCAGTAACAACCAAAGCCGCGCCAATCATCAACCGCCTGGTCGTGGTCGGCCTCGGCCTGATCGGTGGCTCGTTCGCCAAGGGCCTGCGTGAAAGCGGCCTGTGCCGCGAAGTGGTCGGTGTCGACCTGGACGCCCCCTCCCGCAAGCAGGCCGTGGCCCTGGGCGTGGTCGATCGCTGCGAAGAAGACCTTGCCGCCGCCTGTGTCGGTGCCGATGTCATCCAGTTGGCCGTGCCGATCCTGGCCATGGAAAAAGTCCTGGCCCGCCTGGCCAAGCTCGACCTTGGCGCTGCCGTCATCACCGACGTCGGCAGCGCCAAGGGCAACGTCGTGCGTGAGGCGCGGGCCGTCTTTGGGGAGCGCTTGCCGCGCTTCGTCCCCGGCCACCCCATCGCCGGCTCCGAGCAGAGCGGGGTAGAGGCCTCCAATGCTGCCCTGTTCCGCCGACACAAGGTCATCCTCACGCCGCTGGCCGAAACCGACCCGGCCGCCCTGGCCCTGGTCGACCGCTTGTGGCGCGCGCTGGACGCCGATGTGGAGCACATGTCGGTCGAACGCCACGACGAAGTGCTTGCCGCCACCAGCCACCTGCCGCATCTGCTGGCCTTCGGCCTGGTCGATTCACTGGCCAAGCGCAATGAAAACCTCGAAATCTTCCGGTACGCTGCGGGAGGCTTCCGCGATTTCACGAGAATCGCTGGCAGCGACCCGACCATGTGGCACGACATCTTTCTCGCCAACCGCGACGCTGTCCTGCGCACGCTTGATACATATCGCAGCGATCTCGACGCCTTGCGCGACGCGATCGCTGAAGGGGACGGGCACCAGCTGCTGGGTGTATTCACCCGCGCACGCGTTGCCCGCGAGCATTTCAGTAAAATCCTGGCCCGCCGGGCCTATGTGGACGCTATGAACGCCAACGATCTGATTTTCCTGGCCCAACCGGGTGGCCGCCTGTCCGGGCGAATCCGCGTACCGGGCGACAAGTCGATTTCCCACCGCTCGATCATGCTCGGCTCGCTGGCCGAAGGCACCACCGAGGTCGAAGGCTTCCTCGAAGGTGAGGACGCGCTGGCGACCCTGCAGGCATTCCGTGACATGGGTGTGGTCATCGAAGGCCCGAACCACGGTCGCGTGACCATTCACGGTGTCGGCCTGCACGGCCTCAAGCCACCACCCGGGCCGCTGTATGTGGGCAACTCGGGTACCTCGATGCGCCTGCTTTCGGGCCTGCTGGCCGGCCAGCCGTTCGACGTGACCATGACCGGCGACGCTTCGCTGTCCAAGCGCCCGATGAACCGCGTGGCCAACCCGCTGCGCGAAATGGGTGCCGTGGTCGAGACTGGCCCTGAAGGCCGCCCGCCGCTGACCATCCGTGGCGGCCACAAGCTCAAGGCGCTGACCTACACGCTGCCGATGGCCAGTGCCCAGGTCAAATCCTGCCTGCTGCTGGCCGGCCTGTACGCCGAAGGCAAGACCACCGTCACCGAGCCTGCACCAACCCGTGACCACACCGAGCGCATGCTGCGCGGCTTTGGCTACAGCGTCGAAAGCAACGGCCCGGTGGCCTCGCTGCAGTCCGGCGGCAAGCTCACTGCTACCCGTATCGAAGTGCCGGCCGACATCTCCTCGGCGGCGTTCTTCCTGGTAGCAGCGTCCATCGCCGAAGGCTCCGAGCTGGTGCTGGAGCACGTTGGCATCAACCCGACCCGTACCGGCGTGATCGACATCCTGCGCCTGATGGGCGGCGACATCACCCTGGAAAACCAGCGTGAAGTCGGCGGCGAACCGGTGGCCGACCTGCGTGTGCGCGGCGCCAAGCTGAAGGGTATCGACATCCCTGAAGAGCTGGTGCCACTGGCCATCGACGAGTTCCCGGTGCTGTTCGTCGCCGCTGCCTGCGCCGAAGGGCGTACCGTGCTGCGTGGTGCCGAAGAGTTGCGGGTGAAGGAATCCGACCGTATCCAGGTCATGGCCGACGGCCTGATCACCCTGGGCATCAAGTGCGAGCCGACCCCGGACGGCATCATCATCGACGGCGGCCAGTTGGGTGGCGGCGAAGTGCATGGCCACGGTGACCACCGTATCGCCATGGCCTTCAGCGTTGCCTCGCTGCGCGCCAGCGCACCGATCCGCATCCACGATTGCGCCAACGTCGCCACCTCGTTCCCCAACTTCCTGGCGCTGTGCGCCGAAGTGGGCATCCGCGTGGCGGAAGAGGGCAAGTCGTGA
- the cmk gene encoding (d)CMP kinase has protein sequence MSALAPVITIDGPSGSGKGTVAGLLARELGWKLLDSGALYRLLAFNASNHGVDLTNEELLTKLAAHLDVQFIAAEPGKLQQIILEGEDVSNVIRTETVGAGASMVASLPAVRDALLVRQREFREAPGLIADGRDMGTVVFPDAPLKVFLTASAEERARRRYLQLKGKGEDVSLSSLLDEIRARDERDTQRAVAPLKPAVDAIQLDSTELSIEQVLQHIRSEIALRDLL, from the coding sequence GTGAGTGCCCTGGCGCCAGTCATCACCATTGACGGGCCAAGCGGTTCGGGCAAGGGTACGGTCGCCGGGCTGCTGGCCCGCGAGCTGGGCTGGAAGTTGCTGGACTCTGGCGCGCTGTACCGTCTGCTGGCGTTCAACGCCAGCAACCACGGCGTCGACCTGACCAACGAAGAGTTGCTGACCAAGCTTGCCGCCCATCTGGATGTGCAGTTCATCGCCGCCGAGCCCGGTAAGCTGCAACAGATCATCCTCGAGGGCGAGGACGTCAGCAACGTCATCCGCACCGAAACCGTCGGCGCCGGTGCCTCGATGGTTGCTTCGCTGCCGGCCGTGCGCGATGCGCTGCTGGTGCGCCAGCGCGAATTCCGCGAGGCGCCGGGCCTGATCGCCGACGGCCGCGACATGGGCACCGTGGTGTTCCCGGACGCGCCGTTGAAAGTCTTCCTCACCGCCAGCGCGGAGGAGCGGGCGCGTCGCCGCTACCTGCAGTTGAAGGGCAAGGGTGAAGATGTTAGTCTGTCGAGTCTGCTGGATGAGATTCGTGCGCGTGATGAGCGCGACACCCAACGTGCAGTGGCCCCGCTGAAGCCAGCGGTCGATGCCATTCAGTTGGACTCTACCGAGTTGTCCATCGAGCAGGTGTTGCAACATATCAGGAGCGAGATCGCACTGCGCGACCTTCTCTGA